A single genomic interval of Zobellia nedashkovskayae harbors:
- a CDS encoding four helix bundle protein has protein sequence MHKVENLKIMKKAIELAKSIYLLAADLPSEEKYGLVSQIKRCSVSIPSNIAEGAGRNSQKEFKHFLSIANGSAFELQTQLILLIELNLIKKEKVKPVIDVCVEIQKMNYSFQKTL, from the coding sequence ATGCATAAAGTAGAAAATTTAAAAATAATGAAGAAGGCTATTGAATTAGCTAAATCCATTTATCTACTAGCAGCTGATTTGCCTTCCGAAGAAAAATACGGGCTAGTTTCTCAAATTAAAAGATGCTCTGTATCAATTCCTTCAAATATAGCCGAAGGAGCTGGTAGAAATTCGCAAAAAGAGTTTAAACATTTTTTGAGTATTGCAAATGGTTCAGCTTTTGAACTTCAAACTCAGTTAATACTCTTAATCGAATTAAACTTAATAAAAAAAGAAAAAGTAAAACCAGTAATTGACGTTTGTGTTGAAATTCAAAAAATGAATTATTCGTTTCAAAAAACATTATAG
- a CDS encoding glycoside hydrolase family 15 protein, giving the protein MDNLDYGIIGNCRSAALISKTGSVDWCCLPEFDSPSVFAKLLDEEIGGSFEVLVDDSYTIDQKYEPRTCILITTFTNGDDCFEIHDFMPRYHKEDGTYVAPPEFIRYIKLVEGTPKFKVVYDPKLEYAAGETKSYIKKDFIASLTRDVRFDTVFLYTSFDKEAVLEGKELTLTEDGFFLLGYNEKIFPTTAAKAYLELQSTKVYWLNWSAKTPTYKKFNEEISRSALTLKLLSYDKTGAVLAAATTSLPETIGEVRNWDYRFCWIRDASMVIKVVSELGHKNVARRYLKFIIDLIPDKAEKLQIMYGINKEKKLTEETLEHLSGYKGSKPVRVGNAAYHQKQNDIYGILMDVIYEQMVKFSVDIENGEDLWSITKGIVWIVGNHWHEADKGIWEFRTEDRHFTFSKVLCWTAIDRAIKVAEMLGKKHKIEKWEPLREEIWNDIYKNAWNEEVGAYTQSYGSKDLDASVLLMESYGCVEASDERFKSTVRAIGRDLSNEGLLYRYKNEDDFGLPSSSFTVCTFWYVNSLFKIGEHDKALEQFEKLLSYSNHLGLFSEDLDFKTKRLLGNFPQAYSHLALIECAVNFAKKESTEDIKESMRS; this is encoded by the coding sequence ATGGATAATTTAGACTACGGAATAATAGGGAATTGCCGAAGCGCAGCGTTAATATCTAAAACTGGGAGCGTAGATTGGTGCTGTTTGCCAGAATTTGACTCACCGTCGGTGTTTGCAAAGCTCTTAGATGAGGAAATAGGAGGCAGTTTTGAAGTGTTGGTAGACGATTCATATACTATAGACCAAAAGTATGAACCACGTACTTGTATTTTAATAACAACGTTCACAAATGGTGATGACTGTTTTGAAATCCATGATTTTATGCCGCGGTATCATAAAGAAGATGGTACATACGTAGCTCCTCCAGAATTTATTAGATATATAAAATTGGTTGAAGGTACTCCCAAATTTAAAGTGGTTTATGACCCTAAGTTGGAATATGCTGCCGGTGAAACAAAAAGTTACATCAAAAAAGATTTTATTGCCAGCTTAACGCGTGACGTTAGGTTTGATACTGTTTTTCTCTATACTTCTTTTGATAAGGAAGCTGTACTAGAAGGCAAAGAACTGACGCTTACCGAAGATGGTTTTTTCTTGTTGGGGTATAACGAAAAAATATTTCCAACTACAGCAGCTAAGGCCTATTTAGAATTACAGAGTACAAAGGTGTATTGGTTAAATTGGTCTGCTAAAACACCGACTTATAAGAAATTTAATGAAGAAATTTCAAGAAGTGCATTAACCTTGAAGCTTTTGAGTTATGATAAAACAGGTGCCGTATTGGCTGCAGCAACCACTTCTTTGCCAGAAACCATAGGTGAGGTGAGGAACTGGGATTACCGCTTTTGCTGGATTCGTGATGCCTCTATGGTTATAAAAGTAGTTTCAGAGCTTGGTCATAAGAATGTTGCTAGGCGTTACTTGAAATTTATTATCGATTTAATTCCTGACAAGGCAGAGAAACTGCAGATTATGTACGGAATAAACAAAGAGAAAAAATTAACCGAGGAAACGCTGGAGCACTTAAGTGGCTATAAGGGTTCAAAACCTGTACGTGTTGGTAATGCTGCTTATCATCAAAAACAAAATGATATCTATGGTATTTTAATGGATGTCATTTATGAACAGATGGTAAAGTTTAGTGTGGATATAGAAAACGGAGAAGATTTATGGTCCATTACCAAAGGTATTGTATGGATTGTTGGAAACCACTGGCATGAAGCAGATAAGGGAATATGGGAGTTCCGTACCGAAGACAGGCACTTTACTTTTTCCAAAGTATTGTGTTGGACAGCTATAGATAGAGCAATAAAAGTAGCTGAAATGCTTGGTAAAAAGCACAAAATAGAAAAATGGGAGCCATTACGTGAAGAAATCTGGAATGATATTTATAAAAATGCTTGGAACGAAGAAGTTGGAGCTTATACCCAATCTTATGGGTCTAAAGATTTAGACGCTTCTGTTTTACTTATGGAATCTTACGGTTGCGTAGAAGCTTCCGATGAGCGTTTTAAAAGTACGGTAAGGGCAATTGGTAGAGATTTAAGTAACGAGGGTCTTTTATACCGTTATAAAAATGAAGACGATTTTGGTTTACCTTCATCTTCTTTTACAGTCTGTACTTTTTGGTATGTAAATAGTCTGTTTAAAATAGGAGAGCACGATAAAGCGCTGGAGCAATTTGAGAAATTATTGAGCTACAGTAACCATTTGGGTCTTTTTAGTGAAGATTTGGATTTTAAAACAAAAAGGTTATTGGGTAACTTCCCGCAAGCTTACTCACATTTGGCTTTAATTGAATGTGCTGTGAACTTCGCTAAGAAAGAAAGTACCGAAGATATTAAAGAATCTATGCGGAGCTAA
- a CDS encoding 3-hydroxyacyl-CoA dehydrogenase/enoyl-CoA hydratase family protein gives MNKHIKKVAVIGSGIMGSGIACHFANIGVEVLLLDIVPRELNDKEKAKGLTLEDKIVRNRLVNDSLTAALKSKPSPIYHQKFASRISTGNLEDDIAKISKVDWIIEVVVERLDIKKMVFETIEKHRKPGTLITSNTSGIPIKFMSEGRSDDFQKHFCGTHFFNPARYLKLFEIIPGPETSQEVLDFLNGYGEQFLGKTSVVAKDTPAFIGNRIGIFSIQSLFHTVKDMGMTIEEVDKLTGPVIGRPKSATFRTVDVVGLDTLVHVANGIYENCKDDERLELFKLPGFINTMMESKWLGSKTGQGFYKKSKDKDGKTEILTLDLDIMDYRAKKSAKFATLELTKTIDKVVDRFAVLVGGKDKAGDFYRKSFGQLFAYVSHRIPEITDELYKIDDAMKAGFGWEHGPFQIWDAVGLEKGLEFIKAEGLEAAAWVQEMKASGNERFYSVKDGATYFYDIPKKSAEKIPGQDAFIILDNIRKTKEVYKNSGVVVEDLGDGILNVEFQSKMNTIGGDVLAGLNKAIDLAEKDFQGLVVGNQAANFSVGANIGMIFMMAVEQEYDELNMAIKMFQDTMMRMRYSSIPTVSAPHGMTLGGGCELSLHADMVVAAAETYIGLVEFGVGVIPGGGGSKEFAVRAQDTFKKNDVELNVLQEYFLTIGMAKVSTSAYEAYDLGILQHGKDIVVVNKDRQIATAKAHAKLMAESGYTQPVKRTDIKVLGKQALGMFLVGTDSMEASHYISEHDKKIANKLAYVMAGGDLSEPTMVNEQYLLDLEREAFLSLCTERKTLERIQHMLKTGKPLRN, from the coding sequence GTGAACAAGCATATTAAAAAAGTAGCAGTCATTGGATCCGGAATTATGGGTAGCGGCATTGCTTGCCATTTCGCAAATATCGGAGTAGAAGTGTTGTTGCTCGATATCGTTCCAAGAGAATTGAACGATAAAGAAAAAGCAAAAGGTCTAACACTAGAAGACAAGATAGTACGTAACAGGTTGGTAAACGACTCATTAACGGCAGCCTTGAAATCTAAACCTTCACCAATCTATCATCAAAAATTTGCATCGCGTATCTCAACGGGAAACCTTGAGGACGATATTGCAAAAATCAGTAAAGTAGATTGGATTATTGAGGTTGTGGTAGAACGTCTTGATATCAAGAAAATGGTTTTCGAAACTATCGAAAAACACAGAAAACCTGGTACCTTGATTACGTCTAATACCTCTGGTATTCCTATTAAATTTATGTCAGAAGGTAGAAGTGATGATTTCCAAAAACATTTCTGCGGAACGCATTTCTTTAATCCGGCACGTTACTTAAAATTGTTCGAGATAATTCCTGGTCCTGAAACTTCTCAAGAAGTTCTTGATTTCCTTAACGGATATGGAGAACAGTTTTTAGGAAAAACTTCAGTAGTTGCTAAAGACACCCCTGCATTTATTGGAAACCGGATTGGTATTTTCAGTATTCAAAGTCTTTTTCACACCGTGAAAGATATGGGCATGACTATTGAAGAGGTTGATAAACTTACAGGTCCTGTTATTGGCAGACCTAAGTCAGCCACCTTCAGAACTGTTGATGTAGTTGGTCTAGATACTTTGGTGCATGTTGCCAACGGTATTTATGAAAACTGTAAGGACGATGAACGATTAGAGCTGTTTAAATTACCTGGTTTCATCAATACGATGATGGAGAGTAAATGGTTGGGAAGTAAAACCGGACAAGGGTTCTACAAAAAATCAAAAGATAAAGACGGTAAGACAGAAATCTTAACGTTGGATTTGGACATCATGGACTATCGTGCCAAGAAAAGTGCCAAGTTCGCTACACTAGAGCTTACCAAAACCATTGATAAAGTGGTTGACCGTTTTGCCGTATTAGTTGGTGGAAAGGATAAAGCTGGAGACTTCTATAGAAAGAGTTTCGGTCAGTTATTTGCCTATGTATCGCACAGAATTCCTGAAATAACAGATGAGCTTTATAAAATTGATGATGCCATGAAAGCTGGTTTTGGCTGGGAACATGGGCCTTTCCAAATTTGGGATGCTGTTGGTTTAGAAAAAGGACTTGAATTTATTAAAGCAGAAGGTTTAGAGGCCGCTGCTTGGGTACAAGAAATGAAAGCTTCAGGAAACGAAAGGTTTTATTCTGTAAAAGATGGAGCCACTTATTTCTATGACATTCCTAAAAAATCTGCAGAAAAAATACCAGGTCAAGATGCTTTTATCATTTTAGATAATATCAGAAAGACCAAAGAGGTATATAAAAATAGTGGTGTAGTTGTTGAAGATTTGGGTGATGGCATTTTAAATGTTGAATTCCAATCTAAAATGAACACTATTGGCGGTGACGTACTTGCCGGTCTTAATAAAGCCATTGATCTTGCCGAGAAAGATTTTCAAGGTTTGGTTGTTGGTAACCAAGCGGCAAATTTCTCCGTAGGCGCCAATATTGGAATGATTTTCATGATGGCCGTTGAGCAAGAATATGATGAGCTTAACATGGCTATTAAAATGTTCCAGGATACAATGATGCGTATGCGTTACTCATCTATTCCAACTGTTTCTGCTCCTCACGGTATGACCCTTGGTGGCGGATGTGAGCTTTCACTTCATGCAGATATGGTAGTAGCTGCGGCCGAAACCTATATTGGTCTTGTAGAATTTGGTGTTGGTGTTATCCCTGGCGGTGGTGGCTCAAAAGAGTTTGCTGTAAGAGCACAGGACACGTTCAAAAAGAACGATGTTGAATTGAATGTCTTACAGGAATATTTCCTGACAATTGGTATGGCCAAAGTTTCAACTTCAGCATATGAAGCTTATGATTTAGGTATTCTTCAGCATGGCAAAGATATCGTGGTGGTGAACAAAGACCGTCAGATTGCAACTGCAAAAGCACACGCAAAATTAATGGCTGAATCAGGATATACGCAACCGGTTAAACGAACAGATATTAAAGTACTTGGTAAACAAGCTTTGGGTATGTTCTTAGTGGGTACGGATTCTATGGAAGCTAGCCACTACATAAGTGAGCACGATAAGAAAATTGCAAACAAATTGGCCTATGTAATGGCTGGTGGCGATTTATCGGAGCCTACTATGGTAAACGAACAATATCTATTGGATTTAGAGCGAGAAGCTTTCTTGTCGCTTTGTACCGAACGTAAAACACTTGAGCGTATCCAACACATGTTAAAGACAGGTAAACCTTTAAGAAATTAA
- a CDS encoding acetyl-CoA C-acyltransferase — translation MKTAYIVKAYRTAVGKAPKGVFRFKRTDELAAETIEYMMKELPDFDKKRIDDVIVGNAMPEGSQGLNMARLISLMGLDIVDVPGVTVNRFCSSGIETIGIATAKIQSGMADCIIAGGAESMSSVPMTGYKTELNYDLVSEGHEDYYWGMGNTAEAVANEYKVSREDQDEFAYNSHMKALKAQAEDRFQDQIVPIEVEQTYIDENGKKATRKYTVNKDEGPRKGTSIKVLNKLRPVFAAGGSVTAGNSSQMSDGAAFVMVMSEDMVKELNLEPIARMVNYAAAGVPPRIMGIGPIAAIPKALKQAGLKQNDIELIELNEAFASQSLAVIRELGLNKDIVNVNGGAIALGHPLGCTGGKLSVQLFDEMRKRNMQGKYGMVTMCVGTGQGAAGIYEFLN, via the coding sequence ATGAAAACTGCATATATAGTTAAAGCATACAGAACGGCTGTCGGAAAAGCTCCGAAAGGTGTTTTTAGGTTTAAGCGGACAGATGAGCTCGCCGCAGAGACCATTGAATACATGATGAAAGAATTGCCCGATTTTGATAAAAAACGCATTGATGATGTTATCGTTGGTAACGCAATGCCAGAAGGGTCGCAAGGTCTGAACATGGCTAGATTGATCTCATTAATGGGTTTAGACATTGTTGATGTTCCCGGAGTTACAGTGAATCGATTTTGTTCTTCAGGTATAGAAACTATTGGTATTGCCACTGCAAAAATTCAATCGGGAATGGCTGATTGTATCATAGCCGGTGGTGCTGAAAGTATGAGTTCTGTACCTATGACGGGATATAAAACTGAATTGAACTACGATTTAGTAAGTGAAGGTCATGAAGATTATTACTGGGGTATGGGTAACACCGCCGAAGCTGTAGCGAACGAGTACAAAGTATCTCGTGAAGACCAAGATGAGTTCGCTTATAATTCGCACATGAAGGCTTTAAAAGCCCAGGCGGAAGACCGTTTTCAAGATCAGATTGTTCCTATTGAAGTAGAGCAAACTTATATTGATGAAAATGGAAAAAAAGCCACTAGAAAGTATACGGTAAACAAAGATGAGGGACCAAGAAAAGGAACTTCAATAAAGGTTTTAAACAAATTGCGCCCAGTTTTTGCTGCTGGTGGAAGTGTTACTGCAGGTAACTCATCACAAATGAGTGATGGTGCAGCTTTTGTAATGGTTATGAGCGAAGACATGGTAAAAGAATTGAATCTTGAACCTATTGCACGTATGGTAAACTATGCAGCTGCAGGTGTGCCTCCTAGAATTATGGGTATTGGTCCAATCGCGGCTATTCCAAAGGCTTTGAAGCAAGCAGGTTTAAAACAAAATGATATTGAATTAATTGAGTTGAACGAGGCATTTGCTTCGCAATCACTTGCCGTAATTCGTGAACTTGGTCTGAACAAGGATATCGTGAACGTAAACGGAGGTGCTATAGCACTGGGTCATCCATTAGGCTGTACAGGAGGTAAATTATCCGTACAACTATTCGATGAAATGAGAAAGCGAAATATGCAAGGTAAGTACGGTATGGTAACCATGTGTGTGGGTACAGGGCAAGGTGCTGCCGGTATTTATGAATTTTTGAACTAA
- a CDS encoding acyl-CoA dehydrogenase family protein yields MSKEILRGGQFLVKETNCEDIFTLEDLSEEQKMMRDSTKEFVDRELWAHWERFEKKDYAYTEECMRKAGELGLLSVAVPESYGGMGMGFVSTMLVCDYISGATGSFSTAFGAHTGIGTMPITLYGTEEQKQKYVPKLASGEWFGAYCLTEPGAGSDANSGKTKAVLSEDGKHYSISGQKMWISNAGFCSMFIVFARIEDDKNITGFIVENKPDNGITFGDEEKKLGIHSSSTRQVFFSDTKVPVENMLSERGNGFKIAMNALNIGRIKLAAACLDAQRRIIKEAVVYANERIQFKTPIMNFGAIKAKIANMATNAYAGESASYRAAKNIEDRIAIREAEGNTHQEAELKGVEEYAIECSILKVAVSEDVQNTTDEGVQIFGGMGFSADAPMEKAWRDARIARIYEGTNEINRMLAVGMLVKKAMKGHVDLLGPASAVGEELMGIPSFDTPDFSELFAEEKDLIKRLKKVFLMVAGSAVQKYGPELEKHQQLMLSAADILIEVYMAESTILRTEKNAKRSGEDSQKTQIAMSRLYLYSATETIIQKGKEAIISFAEGDEQRMMLMGLKRFTKYTNNPNVVALRTEIADKVAADNAYTFD; encoded by the coding sequence ATGAGCAAAGAAATTCTACGCGGCGGTCAGTTTTTGGTAAAAGAGACCAACTGCGAAGACATCTTCACTTTAGAAGATTTAAGTGAAGAGCAAAAGATGATGCGTGACAGTACCAAAGAATTCGTTGATCGCGAACTTTGGGCACATTGGGAGCGCTTTGAGAAGAAAGATTACGCCTATACAGAAGAATGTATGCGTAAAGCAGGCGAACTTGGACTTTTAAGTGTTGCCGTTCCTGAATCATATGGCGGAATGGGCATGGGCTTTGTTTCTACCATGTTGGTCTGTGATTATATTTCTGGAGCTACAGGTTCATTTAGTACAGCCTTTGGTGCACATACAGGTATTGGTACTATGCCAATTACGTTGTATGGAACGGAAGAGCAAAAACAAAAATATGTTCCAAAATTAGCTTCTGGCGAATGGTTTGGTGCCTATTGTTTGACGGAACCTGGTGCAGGTTCTGATGCCAATTCCGGTAAAACAAAAGCGGTACTTTCCGAAGATGGAAAGCATTACAGCATTTCCGGACAAAAAATGTGGATTTCAAATGCTGGATTTTGCAGTATGTTTATTGTTTTCGCAAGAATTGAAGATGATAAGAATATCACAGGATTTATTGTTGAGAACAAACCTGATAACGGTATTACATTTGGTGACGAAGAAAAGAAATTAGGTATTCACTCCTCCTCTACTCGCCAAGTGTTTTTCAGCGATACAAAAGTACCTGTTGAAAATATGCTTTCTGAGCGTGGCAACGGGTTTAAAATAGCCATGAATGCTTTAAATATTGGTCGTATTAAATTAGCGGCAGCTTGTTTAGATGCCCAAAGAAGAATAATAAAAGAAGCGGTTGTTTATGCCAATGAGCGTATTCAGTTTAAAACGCCAATTATGAATTTTGGTGCTATTAAAGCAAAAATTGCTAATATGGCTACCAATGCATATGCGGGTGAATCTGCTAGTTATCGTGCCGCCAAGAATATTGAAGACCGCATTGCTATCCGTGAAGCGGAAGGTAATACGCATCAAGAAGCTGAATTGAAAGGTGTTGAAGAATATGCCATAGAATGTTCTATCTTAAAAGTTGCTGTTTCCGAAGATGTTCAAAACACAACGGACGAAGGTGTTCAGATTTTTGGAGGAATGGGCTTTAGTGCCGATGCTCCTATGGAGAAAGCATGGAGAGATGCTCGTATTGCGCGCATCTACGAAGGCACCAATGAGATTAACAGAATGTTAGCTGTTGGAATGCTTGTGAAGAAAGCAATGAAAGGCCATGTTGATTTATTAGGTCCTGCATCTGCAGTTGGTGAAGAATTAATGGGAATTCCTTCTTTTGATACGCCAGATTTCTCCGAACTTTTTGCTGAAGAAAAAGATTTGATCAAGAGATTGAAGAAAGTATTCTTAATGGTTGCCGGTAGCGCCGTCCAAAAATATGGTCCTGAATTAGAAAAACATCAGCAATTAATGCTTTCTGCGGCAGATATTCTTATTGAAGTATATATGGCGGAAAGTACCATATTGAGAACTGAGAAAAATGCTAAACGTTCTGGAGAGGATTCTCAAAAAACTCAGATAGCAATGTCTAGATTATATCTATACAGTGCTACCGAGACTATTATTCAAAAAGGTAAGGAAGCTATTATCTCTTTTGCCGAAGGCGATGAACAACGCATGATGCTAATGGGCTTAAAACGTTTCACTAAATACACGAATAATCCTAATGTAGTAGCACTACGTACGGAAATAGCGGACAAAGTTGCCGCTGATAATGCATATACTTTTGATTAG